From the Polynucleobacter sp. MWH-UH35A genome, one window contains:
- a CDS encoding polyhydroxyalkanoate depolymerase: protein MLYQLHEFQKALLQPVSSWARAASEAFINAANPASKVPGSDRLAASYELLYRLGKNYKKPEFGIRSVIAHGKEVAIHERTTLAKPFCNLVRFKRFSDDVEVIKKLKEDPVVLIVAPLSGHHSTLLRDTVRTLLQDHKVYITDWIDARLVPLEDGEFGLDDYVHYVQEFIRTIGAKDLHVISVCQPTVPTLGAISLMASAGEATPASMIMMGGPIDARKSPTAVNNLADQKSYEWFESHVIYSVPPTYPGAGRKVYPGFLQHTGFIAMNPQNHLQSHWDYFQNLVRGDEQDAEAHIRFYDEYNAVLDLDSKFYLDTIKTVFQDYALPNGTWKVAGELVKPQDIKKTALLTVEGELDDISGSGQTRSAHALCAGIPKENKDHYEVAGAGHYGIFSGRRWREKVYPKIKTFIREHQNTKKTATRTTKSA, encoded by the coding sequence ATGCTATATCAGTTACACGAATTTCAAAAAGCCTTACTTCAACCAGTTAGTTCATGGGCACGAGCCGCTTCTGAAGCTTTTATTAATGCAGCGAACCCTGCCTCCAAGGTTCCGGGATCAGATAGATTAGCCGCCAGCTATGAGCTCCTCTATCGCTTAGGTAAAAACTACAAGAAGCCAGAATTTGGCATTCGTTCAGTGATAGCACATGGAAAAGAAGTGGCTATTCACGAAAGAACTACGCTTGCAAAACCATTTTGCAATTTGGTGCGCTTCAAGCGCTTCTCTGATGATGTTGAAGTCATCAAGAAACTGAAGGAAGATCCGGTCGTATTAATTGTTGCTCCATTATCTGGACACCACTCAACCTTATTGCGCGACACTGTACGCACACTCTTACAGGACCATAAGGTCTACATCACCGACTGGATTGATGCACGTTTGGTGCCATTAGAAGATGGCGAGTTTGGTCTTGATGACTATGTACACTATGTTCAAGAGTTCATTCGCACCATTGGTGCAAAAGACTTACACGTGATCTCTGTTTGCCAACCTACCGTTCCGACATTGGGCGCAATCTCATTGATGGCATCAGCAGGCGAAGCAACTCCAGCATCCATGATCATGATGGGCGGCCCAATTGATGCACGTAAATCTCCAACTGCAGTTAATAACTTAGCCGACCAAAAGTCTTATGAGTGGTTTGAGAGTCATGTAATTTATAGCGTACCGCCTACTTACCCTGGCGCTGGTCGCAAAGTTTATCCAGGCTTCTTGCAACACACTGGGTTCATTGCAATGAACCCGCAGAACCATTTGCAATCTCACTGGGATTATTTCCAGAATCTAGTGCGCGGTGACGAGCAAGATGCTGAAGCACATATTCGCTTCTATGATGAGTACAACGCCGTTCTGGATCTGGACTCTAAGTTCTACTTGGATACTATTAAAACTGTATTCCAAGACTACGCATTACCGAATGGCACCTGGAAAGTTGCCGGGGAGCTCGTTAAACCACAGGATATTAAAAAGACTGCGCTTCTGACTGTTGAAGGTGAGCTGGATGATATCTCTGGAAGTGGTCAAACACGTTCAGCCCATGCTTTATGCGCTGGAATTCCAAAAGAAAATAAAGACCATTATGAGGTTGCTGGTGCTGGTCACTACGGCATCTTTTCGGGTCGACGTTGGCGTGAGAAGGTCTATCCAAAAATTAAAACGTTCATTCGCGAACATCAGAACACGAAGAAAACTGCGACACGGACTACCAAGTCTGCATAA
- a CDS encoding amino acid aminotransferase, whose product MTLFASVQLAPKDPIFGLTEAYVADQRADKVNLGVGVYYTDDGKVPLLKAVIKAEEAIVAKHSPRSYIPIEGPNPYNSAVQNLLFGADSALIKDGRVVTAECLGGTGALRVGADFIKRLNLNAPCAISNPTWENHRGIFESAGFEVVEYTYFDGKTRGVDFDGMVKSLESFPKNTTVLLHACCHNPTGADITEAQWRQVIDICKNKGLIPFLDMAYQGFAAGIEQDGIAVRLFAESGMSFFVSSSFSKSFSLYGERVGALSIVTQSKDESTRVLSQLKRVIRTNYSNPPTHGAAIAAAVLNSPELRQLWEDELAEMRDRIKAMRHGLVEKLAAAGVKQDFTFIEKQRGMFSYSGLTAEQVERLQKEDGIYALSTGRICVAALNTKNIDKVAKAIARVLS is encoded by the coding sequence ATGACCCTGTTTGCCTCAGTTCAATTAGCCCCTAAAGATCCTATTTTTGGCCTCACCGAAGCCTATGTTGCAGACCAACGTGCTGACAAAGTGAATTTGGGTGTTGGCGTGTACTACACCGACGATGGCAAGGTTCCTCTCTTAAAAGCAGTGATTAAGGCTGAAGAGGCAATTGTTGCGAAGCACTCACCACGCAGCTACATTCCAATCGAAGGTCCAAACCCTTACAACAGTGCAGTGCAAAATTTATTGTTTGGGGCTGACTCTGCACTCATTAAAGATGGTCGCGTTGTTACTGCTGAATGTCTTGGCGGTACAGGCGCTTTGCGGGTTGGCGCTGACTTCATTAAACGTCTCAACTTAAATGCGCCATGCGCAATCAGCAATCCAACCTGGGAAAACCACCGCGGTATTTTTGAATCTGCTGGTTTTGAAGTGGTTGAGTACACCTACTTTGACGGCAAAACTCGCGGCGTTGATTTTGATGGCATGGTGAAGTCTTTAGAGTCCTTCCCAAAGAACACTACTGTGTTGCTACACGCTTGCTGCCATAACCCAACTGGTGCCGACATTACTGAAGCACAATGGCGTCAAGTCATCGATATCTGCAAGAATAAAGGCCTCATCCCTTTCTTGGATATGGCTTACCAAGGCTTTGCCGCTGGGATTGAGCAAGATGGTATTGCAGTGCGTCTCTTCGCTGAATCAGGCATGTCTTTCTTTGTATCTAGCTCTTTCTCCAAGTCTTTTTCACTCTATGGTGAGCGTGTTGGCGCCCTGTCAATCGTGACGCAAAGTAAAGATGAATCCACTCGCGTGCTTTCTCAATTGAAGCGTGTGATTCGCACAAACTACTCCAACCCTCCAACCCATGGCGCTGCGATTGCCGCTGCGGTTTTGAATTCACCAGAATTACGTCAGCTCTGGGAAGATGAGTTGGCAGAAATGCGTGATCGCATTAAAGCCATGCGTCATGGTCTCGTGGAAAAACTCGCTGCTGCTGGTGTGAAGCAAGATTTTACTTTTATCGAAAAGCAGCGTGGCATGTTTTCTTACTCAGGTTTAACAGCTGAGCAAGTAGAGCGCTTACAGAAAGAAGATGGCATTTATGCACTCTCTACTGGACGCATTTGTGTCGCAGCACTCAATACTAAAAATATTGATAAAGTAGCAAAAGCAATCGCCCGCGTATTGTCTTAA
- the uvrB gene encoding excinuclease ABC subunit UvrB, with protein MPPKLPKTGSKTEVKVVDKSPVADPLGDAGHDLDPAKFVTFPDSPYQLYQPFPPAGDQPQAIDALVEGIEDGLTFQTLLGVTGSGKTFTMANVIARTGRPAIIFAPNKTLAAQLYSEFREFFPKNAVEYFVSYYDYYQPEAYVPQRDLFIEKDSSINEHIEQMRLSATKSLLERRDVIIVATVSAIYGIGNPGDYHSMVMTLRPGDKMSQRDILTRLIAMQYDRNEMDFKRGVFRVRGDTIDIFPAEHNELAVRVELFDDVIESLQFFDPLTGKIRQKIPRFTVYPSSHYVTPRDTVLKAIETIKTELRTRLDEFVKDGKLVEAQRLEQRTRFDLEMLNELGFCKGIENYSRHLSGAAPGEAPPTLVDYLPNDALMFLDESHVLIGQLNAMYNGDKSRKHTLVEFGFRLPSAMDNRPLKFAEFETKMRQTIFVSATPADYENAHQGQVIEQVARPTGLVDPEIEVLPASTQVDDLLDQIHARVKVGERVLVTVLTKRMAEQLTDYLSDNGVKVRYVHSDIDTVERVEILRDLRLGVFDVLVGINLLREGLDIPEVSLVAILDADKEGFLRSERSLIQTIGRAARNVRGKAILYADKITDSMRRAMGETERRRAKQIAFNKQHGIEPKGVQKRIKDIIDGVYDVKEKRQEMQVEQERARYEDMGEKDLAAEIKRLEKQMNAEAKNLEFEKAASTRDRLTKVKEMAFGARSRDSV; from the coding sequence ATGCCCCCTAAGTTACCGAAAACTGGATCAAAAACCGAAGTAAAAGTGGTCGATAAAAGCCCTGTGGCCGATCCCTTGGGGGATGCTGGTCACGACCTGGACCCAGCCAAATTTGTTACCTTCCCGGACTCCCCTTATCAGCTGTACCAGCCGTTTCCGCCTGCTGGGGACCAACCTCAGGCAATTGATGCCCTGGTGGAGGGTATTGAGGACGGATTGACCTTCCAGACGCTTTTAGGAGTTACGGGATCCGGAAAGACCTTCACGATGGCGAATGTCATCGCCAGAACGGGTCGCCCAGCCATCATTTTTGCCCCTAATAAGACCTTGGCGGCTCAGCTTTATAGCGAATTTAGGGAGTTTTTTCCAAAAAACGCCGTGGAGTACTTTGTTAGTTACTACGACTATTACCAACCTGAGGCTTATGTTCCTCAGCGCGATCTTTTTATTGAAAAAGATTCCTCGATTAATGAGCACATCGAGCAAATGCGTTTGTCAGCCACTAAGAGTCTTTTAGAGCGTCGTGACGTCATTATTGTTGCAACGGTCTCTGCAATTTACGGCATCGGTAACCCTGGCGACTATCACAGCATGGTGATGACATTACGTCCTGGGGACAAGATGAGTCAGCGCGATATTTTGACGCGACTGATCGCTATGCAATATGACCGTAACGAAATGGATTTCAAACGCGGCGTATTTAGAGTGCGCGGCGACACCATTGATATTTTCCCTGCTGAACATAATGAGCTGGCAGTACGCGTTGAGTTATTTGATGATGTCATTGAAAGCTTGCAATTCTTCGATCCGCTAACCGGGAAAATTCGTCAAAAGATTCCACGTTTTACCGTCTATCCAAGTTCGCACTACGTTACACCGCGCGACACTGTTCTTAAAGCAATTGAAACCATCAAAACAGAATTGCGTACTCGCTTAGACGAGTTTGTTAAAGACGGCAAGCTAGTCGAAGCGCAGCGCCTTGAACAGCGCACCCGTTTTGATCTGGAAATGCTGAATGAATTAGGTTTTTGCAAAGGGATCGAGAACTACTCGCGCCATCTCTCTGGTGCCGCACCTGGCGAAGCACCCCCTACGCTAGTGGACTATTTGCCCAATGATGCCTTGATGTTCCTTGATGAAAGCCACGTCTTAATTGGGCAGCTCAATGCAATGTACAACGGCGATAAATCCCGCAAACATACCTTAGTGGAATTCGGTTTCCGTTTGCCTTCTGCGATGGATAACCGTCCATTGAAGTTTGCTGAGTTCGAAACCAAGATGCGTCAAACCATTTTTGTTTCCGCAACGCCTGCTGATTACGAGAACGCTCATCAAGGTCAGGTTATTGAACAAGTAGCTAGACCAACAGGGTTAGTCGATCCAGAAATTGAAGTCTTGCCTGCAAGCACACAGGTTGATGATTTGCTCGATCAAATTCATGCGCGCGTCAAAGTAGGTGAGCGCGTATTGGTAACTGTGCTAACTAAACGCATGGCTGAGCAATTAACGGACTACCTTTCGGATAATGGCGTCAAAGTGCGTTATGTACATTCTGATATCGATACGGTAGAACGTGTAGAAATTTTGCGCGACTTACGTTTAGGTGTCTTTGATGTATTGGTTGGTATTAATTTGTTACGCGAAGGTTTAGATATCCCCGAGGTTTCGTTGGTTGCCATTTTGGATGCTGATAAGGAGGGCTTCTTGCGCTCTGAGCGCAGCTTGATTCAGACGATTGGCCGAGCTGCTCGAAACGTCCGAGGAAAAGCGATTCTGTACGCCGATAAGATCACGGATTCCATGCGCAGAGCAATGGGGGAGACGGAAAGGCGTCGTGCCAAACAAATCGCCTTTAATAAGCAACATGGTATTGAGCCTAAAGGGGTTCAAAAGCGCATCAAGGACATTATTGATGGTGTCTATGACGTCAAAGAGAAGCGTCAGGAGATGCAGGTTGAGCAAGAGCGTGCTCGCTATGAGGATATGGGTGAGAAGGACCTGGCCGCAGAAATTAAGCGTCTTGAGAAGCAAATGAACGCTGAAGCGAAGAATCTGGAGTTTGAAAAGGCTGCCAGCACCCGAGATAGGCTTACTAAGGTCAAAGAAATGGCCTTTGGGGCAAGGTCCAGAGACTCGGTTTAA
- a CDS encoding Fe-S cluster assembly transcription factor: protein MRLTTKGRFAVTAMIDLALRETHGPVTLAGISQRQKISLSYLEQLFGKLRRFNIVESTRGPGGGYALARPSSEVSVADIIVAVDEPLDATQCGGKGNCHTDEENHGRCMTHDLWSNLNSKMVEYLSSVSLKDLVQQQEGRGIVIQDMRPKKIKVESAKADKPAPVLAAKKEIAPKTPLVNSVFNLARQS, encoded by the coding sequence ATGAGACTTACAACCAAAGGTCGTTTTGCAGTAACCGCAATGATTGATTTGGCCCTGCGCGAGACGCATGGCCCCGTAACTTTGGCCGGAATTAGCCAAAGACAAAAGATTTCACTTTCTTACCTCGAGCAGCTGTTCGGTAAATTGCGGCGCTTCAATATTGTGGAGAGTACTCGTGGCCCTGGCGGCGGTTACGCCTTAGCGCGACCATCCTCCGAAGTAAGCGTTGCCGACATCATTGTTGCTGTTGACGAGCCTCTTGATGCAACCCAATGCGGCGGCAAAGGAAACTGTCATACCGATGAAGAGAATCATGGCCGTTGTATGACTCATGATCTCTGGAGCAATCTCAATTCCAAAATGGTTGAGTATCTCAGCTCAGTAAGCTTAAAAGATTTGGTTCAACAGCAAGAAGGACGAGGCATTGTCATTCAAGATATGCGTCCGAAAAAAATCAAAGTTGAATCTGCTAAAGCAGATAAGCCTGCACCTGTGCTTGCGGCAAAAAAAGAAATCGCCCCTAAGACCCCCTTGGTGAATTCCGTATTCAACTTGGCGCGACAAAGCTAA
- a CDS encoding IscS subfamily cysteine desulfurase, which yields MNAPQDLPQQPVPMFSPKHFPVYMDYSATTPIDPRVVDKMLPYLREQFGNAASRSHAYGWAAEEAVEWARSEVAQLVHADPREIVFTSGATESINLALKGAAHFYKDRGNHIITVKTEHKATLDTCRELEREGYEVTYLDVLPNGLIDFAQLEAAMKPGTILASVMYVNNEIGVVQDIPVIGDLCRSRGVIFHVDAAQATGKVEIDLEKIKVDLMSFSAHKTYGPKGIGALFVRRKPRIRIEAQIHGGGHERGMRSGTLAVHQIVGMGEAFRIARIDMAEENKRIRALRDRLLNGLKDIEEVYVNGDMDHRVPHNLNISFNYVEGESMLMALKDLAISSGSACTSASLEPSYVLRALGRNDELAHSSIRFTLGRFTTEEEVDFTIKLVKDKIAKLRELSPLWEMYKDGIDLSTIQWAAH from the coding sequence ATGAACGCACCACAAGATCTTCCGCAACAACCGGTACCGATGTTTAGTCCTAAACACTTCCCTGTGTATATGGACTATTCCGCCACGACGCCGATTGATCCTCGTGTGGTTGACAAAATGTTGCCCTACTTGCGTGAGCAGTTTGGTAACGCTGCCTCACGCAGTCATGCTTATGGCTGGGCTGCTGAAGAAGCGGTTGAGTGGGCGCGTTCAGAGGTTGCTCAGTTGGTGCACGCTGATCCAAGAGAGATCGTCTTCACCAGCGGCGCTACTGAAAGTATTAATTTGGCACTAAAAGGTGCTGCGCATTTCTACAAAGATCGCGGCAACCATATTATTACTGTCAAGACTGAGCATAAGGCCACTTTAGATACCTGTCGTGAATTAGAGCGAGAGGGTTATGAAGTCACTTACTTGGATGTATTGCCCAATGGCTTAATTGATTTTGCGCAGCTCGAAGCGGCAATGAAGCCTGGCACAATTTTGGCATCAGTAATGTATGTTAATAATGAAATTGGAGTTGTACAAGATATTCCTGTGATTGGCGATCTATGTCGGTCGCGCGGTGTGATCTTTCATGTGGATGCAGCACAAGCAACGGGCAAGGTTGAAATTGATTTAGAAAAGATCAAAGTAGATCTGATGAGTTTTTCTGCTCATAAAACCTATGGTCCAAAAGGTATCGGCGCTTTGTTTGTGCGTCGTAAGCCACGTATTCGTATTGAGGCGCAGATTCATGGCGGTGGGCATGAGCGCGGTATGCGTTCTGGTACCTTAGCGGTTCACCAAATCGTTGGTATGGGCGAGGCTTTCCGTATTGCTCGTATTGATATGGCAGAAGAGAACAAGCGAATCCGTGCATTGCGTGATCGCTTATTAAATGGCTTGAAAGACATTGAAGAGGTTTATGTCAATGGCGACATGGACCATCGTGTTCCCCATAACCTGAACATCAGCTTTAACTATGTTGAAGGCGAATCTATGTTGATGGCCTTGAAAGATTTGGCTATCTCATCTGGCTCAGCATGCACTTCAGCTTCCTTAGAGCCGTCTTATGTATTACGTGCCTTAGGCCGTAACGACGAGTTGGCCCACAGCTCGATTCGTTTCACATTAGGACGTTTCACAACGGAAGAAGAAGTGGATTTCACGATTAAGTTGGTGAAAGATAAGATTGCCAAATTGCGAGAGTTATCCCCGCTGTGGGAAATGTACAAGGATGGAATCGATCTCAGCACGATTCAGTGGGCAGCACACTAA
- the iscU gene encoding Fe-S cluster assembly scaffold IscU: protein MAYSEKVIDHYENPRNVGSFEKGDDSVGTGMVGAPACGDVMKLQIRVNDQGVIEDAKFKTYGCGSAIASSSLVTEWVKGKTLDQALEIKNSLIAEELALPPVKIHCSILAEDAIKAAVADYKEKHPAK, encoded by the coding sequence ATGGCATATAGCGAAAAGGTCATTGACCATTATGAAAATCCCCGTAACGTTGGCTCTTTTGAAAAGGGTGATGACAGCGTAGGTACCGGCATGGTTGGCGCGCCAGCTTGCGGCGACGTGATGAAGTTACAGATTCGCGTGAACGATCAAGGCGTGATTGAAGACGCTAAGTTCAAGACTTATGGCTGTGGCTCTGCGATCGCCTCATCCTCATTGGTAACCGAGTGGGTTAAGGGTAAAACCTTGGATCAAGCGCTTGAGATTAAGAACTCACTGATTGCTGAAGAGCTAGCTTTGCCACCAGTAAAAATTCACTGCTCTATCTTGGCAGAAGATGCTATTAAGGCAGCTGTTGCCGACTACAAAGAGAAGCATCCAGCTAAATAA
- the iscA gene encoding iron-sulfur cluster assembly protein IscA produces MAITLTEKAAKHVNRNLEKRGKGCGLRLGVRTTGCSGLAYQLEYVDEPAAEDQVFESNGVKVFVDPKSLAYLDGTELDFVREGLNEGFKFQNPNVKDECGCGESFRV; encoded by the coding sequence ATGGCAATTACCCTTACTGAAAAAGCGGCGAAACACGTTAACCGCAATCTAGAAAAGCGCGGCAAGGGTTGTGGTTTGCGCTTGGGCGTTCGCACTACCGGTTGCTCTGGTTTGGCGTATCAGTTGGAGTACGTAGATGAGCCTGCGGCTGAGGATCAAGTATTTGAGTCCAATGGTGTCAAGGTGTTTGTAGATCCAAAGAGCTTGGCTTACTTAGATGGTACCGAGCTAGACTTTGTGCGTGAGGGTTTGAACGAGGGGTTTAAGTTTCAAAATCCAAACGTAAAAGATGAGTGTGGTTGTGGCGAATCCTTCCGCGTCTGA
- the hscB gene encoding Fe-S protein assembly co-chaperone HscB, which translates to MANPSASDDYFRFFGLNQQFKIDLPALDQAYLAIQKEVHPDRHARGSDVDQRLAMQMATLANTAFQTLKNPIQRGLYLCKLHGVDANLETNTAMPAAFLMKQMEWRESLDEQAEDLPALESLMTEVERSKEDALTEIAQAIDGAKNYERAAELLRGLLFIDKFAIELDDTIAALI; encoded by the coding sequence GTGGCGAATCCTTCCGCGTCTGACGATTACTTCCGTTTCTTTGGACTAAATCAGCAATTCAAAATCGATTTGCCTGCTCTAGATCAGGCATACCTAGCGATTCAGAAGGAAGTGCATCCCGATCGCCACGCTCGCGGTAGCGATGTAGACCAACGCTTAGCGATGCAAATGGCTACCTTGGCTAACACTGCGTTCCAGACGCTCAAGAACCCTATTCAACGTGGCTTATATTTATGTAAGCTTCATGGTGTTGACGCTAATTTGGAAACCAATACCGCCATGCCTGCTGCTTTTCTCATGAAGCAAATGGAGTGGCGTGAGAGTTTGGATGAGCAGGCAGAGGATTTACCCGCTCTAGAGTCTTTAATGACTGAGGTTGAGCGGTCCAAAGAAGACGCCCTTACTGAAATTGCTCAAGCTATCGATGGCGCCAAAAATTATGAGCGTGCTGCAGAATTATTGCGCGGCTTGCTGTTTATCGATAAGTTTGCGATTGAGCTTGATGACACTATTGCGGCTCTAATCTAG
- the hscA gene encoding Fe-S protein assembly chaperone HscA, which produces MALLQISEPGKSLAPHQRRIAVGIDLGTTNSLVAIVRDALPKVLADAQGRELLPSVIRYLPNGRTQAGFEALESLVLDPKNTIVSVKRFMGRGLADVQHIENTPYDFVDQPGMLKLRTVAGDRSPIEVSAEILARLRQLAEDSVSDEIVGAVITVPAYFDDAQRQATKDAAKLAGVEVLRLLNEPTAAAIAYGLDNASEGVYAVYDLGGGTFDISILRMSRGVFEVLSTGGDSALGGDDFDHRLYCWVIEQAKLPPLSIHDHRTLLQACKHAKEQLSHNPLARVHETLADGTVVNVGISQAQFFEITQNLVAKTLSACKKALRDAGLKAEDVKGVVMVGGSTRMPNVQRAVGELFSTQPLNNLNPDQVVALGAAMQADLLAGNQSKDDEWLLLDVIPLSLGIETMGGLVEKIIPRNTPIPVARAQDFTTFKDGQTALAIQVVQGERELAQDCRSLGRFELRGIPAMAAGAARIRVTFQVDADGLLSVSATEQGSGVKASIDIKPSYGLTDAEITRMLQDGFTSAKEDLLSRSLREEQVNAQRLLDAVQTALDSDRNLLNADEQVAIDREMAALQKILNEETDSSVVRKAVDHAAKATDDFAQKRMNASIQKALSGKNVAEI; this is translated from the coding sequence ATGGCCTTATTACAAATCTCTGAACCCGGTAAATCGCTAGCACCTCATCAGCGCCGCATTGCCGTGGGCATTGATTTGGGTACGACTAATTCTTTGGTGGCTATAGTGCGTGATGCGTTGCCTAAAGTGCTTGCTGATGCACAAGGGCGCGAACTACTTCCTTCTGTCATTCGTTATTTGCCTAATGGCAGAACTCAGGCTGGCTTTGAGGCTCTTGAGAGCCTAGTGCTTGACCCAAAAAATACAATTGTTTCGGTCAAACGCTTCATGGGTCGAGGGTTAGCTGACGTCCAGCATATTGAAAATACTCCTTATGACTTTGTTGATCAACCGGGCATGCTTAAGCTGAGAACAGTTGCTGGTGATAGGAGCCCGATTGAAGTTTCTGCAGAAATATTAGCGCGCTTACGTCAATTGGCAGAGGACTCAGTCTCTGATGAAATCGTTGGGGCAGTAATTACAGTTCCTGCTTACTTTGATGATGCACAGCGCCAGGCAACAAAAGATGCTGCGAAATTAGCGGGTGTTGAGGTGCTTCGTTTGTTAAATGAGCCTACTGCGGCTGCAATTGCTTATGGACTCGATAATGCCTCTGAAGGTGTGTATGCAGTTTATGACCTGGGTGGCGGAACCTTTGATATCTCCATACTGCGTATGAGTCGCGGAGTTTTTGAGGTGCTCTCTACTGGCGGTGATTCTGCCTTAGGGGGTGATGACTTTGATCATCGTTTGTATTGTTGGGTGATTGAGCAGGCAAAACTTCCGCCGCTATCGATTCATGACCACCGCACACTCTTGCAGGCCTGTAAGCATGCCAAAGAACAATTGAGTCACAACCCTCTGGCTCGTGTACATGAGACGCTTGCCGATGGCACGGTAGTCAATGTCGGCATTAGTCAGGCGCAATTCTTCGAGATTACGCAGAACTTAGTTGCTAAAACCCTAAGCGCTTGTAAAAAAGCCCTGCGTGATGCGGGATTAAAGGCGGAAGATGTTAAGGGTGTTGTCATGGTGGGTGGTTCAACCCGTATGCCAAATGTGCAACGCGCTGTAGGTGAGTTATTTAGTACCCAGCCTTTAAATAATTTAAATCCTGATCAAGTGGTTGCGCTCGGTGCAGCAATGCAGGCTGACTTATTGGCAGGCAATCAAAGCAAGGATGATGAATGGTTGCTCTTGGACGTCATTCCACTATCTCTTGGTATTGAAACGATGGGTGGTTTGGTGGAAAAGATTATTCCCCGTAATACGCCAATTCCGGTTGCAAGAGCGCAGGATTTCACCACTTTTAAAGATGGGCAGACTGCTTTGGCGATTCAAGTGGTGCAGGGTGAGCGTGAGTTAGCGCAAGATTGTCGTTCACTGGGAAGATTTGAATTGCGCGGCATACCTGCCATGGCTGCAGGTGCTGCCCGTATTCGGGTGACTTTTCAGGTAGATGCCGATGGCTTGCTTTCAGTAAGCGCTACTGAGCAAGGTTCTGGTGTCAAGGCATCGATTGATATCAAACCTTCATATGGTCTTACAGACGCTGAAATTACACGTATGCTGCAAGATGGTTTTACATCAGCCAAAGAGGATTTGCTATCTAGATCTTTGCGTGAAGAACAAGTAAATGCACAGCGCTTGCTCGATGCAGTACAAACAGCCCTCGATAGCGATCGTAATCTGCTCAATGCGGATGAGCAAGTAGCCATTGATCGCGAGATGGCGGCTTTGCAAAAGATTTTGAACGAAGAGACAGATAGCTCAGTTGTTCGTAAGGCAGTGGATCATGCTGCAAAAGCGACTGATGACTTTGCTCAAAAACGTATGAATGCGAGCATTCAGAAGGCTTTATCTGGCAAGAATGTTGCTGAGATTTAA
- the fdx gene encoding ISC system 2Fe-2S type ferredoxin — translation MTQIVVLPHSEYCPEGAVVEVAPGTSICEALLENDIPIEHACDMVCACTTCHVIVKEGYQSLNPPDENEEDMLDRAWGLNPQSRLSCQAIVAKQDLVIEIPKYSINHAKENH, via the coding sequence ATGACTCAAATCGTCGTACTACCGCATAGTGAGTATTGCCCTGAAGGTGCAGTTGTAGAGGTTGCTCCGGGTACTTCGATTTGTGAGGCTTTGTTGGAGAATGACATTCCGATTGAGCATGCTTGTGATATGGTCTGCGCCTGCACCACCTGCCACGTCATTGTGAAAGAGGGATATCAAAGCCTTAATCCCCCTGATGAGAATGAGGAAGATATGCTGGATCGTGCTTGGGGTTTAAATCCTCAATCTCGTTTATCTTGCCAGGCCATTGTGGCCAAGCAAGATTTAGTGATTGAAATCCCTAAATATTCAATCAATCACGCCAAAGAAAACCATTAA